The proteins below are encoded in one region of Myxocyprinus asiaticus isolate MX2 ecotype Aquarium Trade chromosome 13, UBuf_Myxa_2, whole genome shotgun sequence:
- the psmd11a gene encoding 26S proteasome non-ATPase regulatory subunit 11A isoform X1 — MAAAAVEFQRAQSLLSTDRNASIDILHAIVKRDIQDDDEEAVRVKEQSILELGGLLAKTGQAAELGGLLKYVRPFLNSISKAKAARLVRSLLDLFLDMEAATGQEVELCLECIEWAKSEKRTFLRQALEARLVSLYFDTKRYQEALQLGSQLLQELKKMDDKALLVELQLLESKTYHALSNLPKARAALTSARTTANAIYCPPKLQAALDMQSGIIHAAEEKDWKTAYSYFYEAFEGYDSIDSPRAITALKYMLLCKIMLNLPEDVQALISGKLALRYAGRQTDALKCVAQASKNRSLADFEKALTEYKPELRDDPIISTHLTKLYDNLLEQNLIRVIEPFSRVQIEHISELIKLSKGDVERKLSQMILDQKFHGILDQGEGVLIVFDEPPVDKTYEAALETIQNMSKVVDSLYNKAKKLT; from the exons ATGGCGGCTGCGGCAGTAGAGTTTCAGAGAGCACAGTCGCTGCTCAGTACGGATCGGAATGCGTCCATTGACATTTTACACGCTATCG TCAAACGGGACATCCAAGACGATGATGAAGAGGCCGTGCGTGTCAAAGAACAGAGCATCTTGGAGCTGGGCGGTCTGCTGGCCAAGACTGGGCAGGCTGCTG aattaggAGGTCTGCTGAAGTATGTACGACCATTCCTGAACTCCATCAGCAAAGCAAAGGCGGCACGGTTGGTGCGCTCCCTGCTTGATCTGTTCTTAGATATGGAGGCAGCTACTGGTCAAGAGGTGGAATTATGTTTGGAGTGCATTGAATGGGCCAAATCAGAGAAGAGGACCTTTCTACGACAAGCCTTGGAG GCCCGTCTGGTTTCCCTTTACTTTGACACCAAACGTTATCAAGAGGCACTGCAGCTTG GCTCGCAGCTCTTGCAAGAGCTGAAGAAGATGGATGACAAAGCTCTGCTGGTGGAGCTGCAGCTCTTGGAGAGCAAGACATACCACGCACTGAGTAATCTGCCCAAGGCTAGAGCAGCTCTCACCTCTGCCAGGACCACAGCAAACGCCATCTACTGCCCCCCAAAGCTGCAGGCTGCTCTAGACATGCAGTCAG GCATAATTCATGCTGCTGAGGAGAAGGACTGGAAGACGGCATATTCGTACTTCTATGAGGCCTTTGAAGGCTATGACTCTATTGACAGTCCCCGTGCCATTACTGCACTCAAGTACATGCTCCTCTGCAAAATCATGCTTAACTT GCCAGAAGATGTGCAGGCCCTGATCAGTGGGAAACTTGCCCTCAGATATGCTGGCAGACAG ACAGATGCACTTAAATGTGTGGCCCAAGCCAGCAAGAACAGGTCACTTGCAGACTTTGAGAAG GCTTTAACAGAATACAAACCTGAGCTACGCGATGACCCCATCATCAGCACCCACCTGACCAAACTCTATGACAATTTACTGGAGCAAAACCTCATCAGGGTCATTGAGCCCTTCTCCAGAGTGCAG ATCGAACACATTTCTGAGCTAATAAAACTCTCTAAG GGAGATGTTGAGAGGAAGCTGTCACAGATGATTTTAGACCAGAAATTCCATG GGATTCTTGACCAAGGGGAAGGTGTCCTGATTGTATTTGACGAGCCTCCAGTAGACAAAACATACGAAGCCGCCCTTGAAACAATTCAGAACATGAGCAAAGTAGTGGACTCGCTCTACAACAAAGCCAAGAAATTGACATAG
- the psmd11a gene encoding 26S proteasome non-ATPase regulatory subunit 11A isoform X2 — translation MTPHMLFFILELGGLLKYVRPFLNSISKAKAARLVRSLLDLFLDMEAATGQEVELCLECIEWAKSEKRTFLRQALEARLVSLYFDTKRYQEALQLGSQLLQELKKMDDKALLVELQLLESKTYHALSNLPKARAALTSARTTANAIYCPPKLQAALDMQSGIIHAAEEKDWKTAYSYFYEAFEGYDSIDSPRAITALKYMLLCKIMLNLPEDVQALISGKLALRYAGRQTDALKCVAQASKNRSLADFEKALTEYKPELRDDPIISTHLTKLYDNLLEQNLIRVIEPFSRVQIEHISELIKLSKGDVERKLSQMILDQKFHGILDQGEGVLIVFDEPPVDKTYEAALETIQNMSKVVDSLYNKAKKLT, via the exons ATGACTcctcatatgttgttttttatcttagaattaggAGGTCTGCTGAAGTATGTACGACCATTCCTGAACTCCATCAGCAAAGCAAAGGCGGCACGGTTGGTGCGCTCCCTGCTTGATCTGTTCTTAGATATGGAGGCAGCTACTGGTCAAGAGGTGGAATTATGTTTGGAGTGCATTGAATGGGCCAAATCAGAGAAGAGGACCTTTCTACGACAAGCCTTGGAG GCCCGTCTGGTTTCCCTTTACTTTGACACCAAACGTTATCAAGAGGCACTGCAGCTTG GCTCGCAGCTCTTGCAAGAGCTGAAGAAGATGGATGACAAAGCTCTGCTGGTGGAGCTGCAGCTCTTGGAGAGCAAGACATACCACGCACTGAGTAATCTGCCCAAGGCTAGAGCAGCTCTCACCTCTGCCAGGACCACAGCAAACGCCATCTACTGCCCCCCAAAGCTGCAGGCTGCTCTAGACATGCAGTCAG GCATAATTCATGCTGCTGAGGAGAAGGACTGGAAGACGGCATATTCGTACTTCTATGAGGCCTTTGAAGGCTATGACTCTATTGACAGTCCCCGTGCCATTACTGCACTCAAGTACATGCTCCTCTGCAAAATCATGCTTAACTT GCCAGAAGATGTGCAGGCCCTGATCAGTGGGAAACTTGCCCTCAGATATGCTGGCAGACAG ACAGATGCACTTAAATGTGTGGCCCAAGCCAGCAAGAACAGGTCACTTGCAGACTTTGAGAAG GCTTTAACAGAATACAAACCTGAGCTACGCGATGACCCCATCATCAGCACCCACCTGACCAAACTCTATGACAATTTACTGGAGCAAAACCTCATCAGGGTCATTGAGCCCTTCTCCAGAGTGCAG ATCGAACACATTTCTGAGCTAATAAAACTCTCTAAG GGAGATGTTGAGAGGAAGCTGTCACAGATGATTTTAGACCAGAAATTCCATG GGATTCTTGACCAAGGGGAAGGTGTCCTGATTGTATTTGACGAGCCTCCAGTAGACAAAACATACGAAGCCGCCCTTGAAACAATTCAGAACATGAGCAAAGTAGTGGACTCGCTCTACAACAAAGCCAAGAAATTGACATAG
- the nsfa gene encoding vesicle-fusing ATPase isoform X1 has protein sequence MATRMMQAARCPTDELSLTNCAVVNEKDLQSGQHVSVRTTPAHKFVFTVKCHHSVVPGTIAFSLPQRKWAGLSIGQEIEVTNYNFDKSKQCIGAMTIEIDFLQKKSTDSSPYDSDKMAAEYIQHFNNQSFSVGQQMVFSFCDKLFGLVIKDIEAMDSSILKGEPASGKKQKIEIGLLVGNSQVIFEKSESSSLTLVGKAKTKEARQAIINPDWNFEKMGIGGLDKEFSDIFRRAFASRVFPPDIVEQMGCKHVKGILLFGPPGCGKTLMARQIGKMLNAREPKIVNGPEILNKYVGESEANIRKLFADAEEEQKRLGANSGLHIIIFDELDAICKQRGTGASSTGVHDTVVNQLLSKIDGVEQLNNILVIGMTNRPDLIDEALMRPGRFEVKMEIGLPDEKGRVQILNIHTSKMREFNLLASDVDVKELAAETKNYSGAELEGLVRAAQSTAMNRHIKATSTVEVDMERAEKLQVTRTDFMASLNNDIKPAFGTNQEDYSSFIMNGIIKWGDPVTRVLEDGELLVQQTKNSDRTPLVSMLLEGPPHSGKTALAAKISEDSQFPFIKICSPDKMIGYSEISKCQAIKKIFDDAYKSQLSCIVVDDIERLLDYVPIGPRFSNLVLQALLVLLKKTPPHGRKLLIIGTTSRKDVLQEMEMLDAFSTTIHVQNISSGEHLVEALELLGSFTDAERTAIAQHVKGKRVWIGIKKLLMLIEMSLQMDQAYRVSKFLSLLKDEGADRGFLE, from the exons ATGGCGACCCGG ATGATGCAAGCAGCCCGATGCCCGACAGATGAGCTGTCACTGACGAACTGTGCTGTAGTGAATGAGAAAGACCTGCAGTCTGGACA GCATGTGAGCGTGAGGACAACACCTGCCCACAAGTTTGTGTTCACAGTGAAGTGCCACCACTCTGTGGTTCCTGGAACCATCGCTTTCAGTTTGCCACAG aGAAAATGGGCAGGCCTGTCCATCGGACAAGAAATAGAGG TGACCAACTACAACTTTGACAAATCCAAGCAGTGTATTGGTGCCATGACCATTGAGATTGACTTTCTGCAGAAAAAGAGCACTGACTCCAGTCCCTACGACTCTGACAAAATGGCTGCCGAGTATATCCAGCATTTCAACAATCAAAGTTTCTCTGTAGGACAACAG ATGGTCTTCAGTTTCTGTGACAAGCTCTTTGGGCTAGTTATAAAGGATATTGAGGCTATGGACTCAAGCATACTGAAGGGGGAACCAGCATCTGGGAAGAAGCAAAAG ATTGAGATCGGTCTGTTGGTTGGAAACAGTCAAGTGATCTTTGAAAAGTCAGAGAGCTCGTCCCTTACCCTAGTTG GCAAGGCCAAGACCAAAGAAGCCCGTCAGGCCATCATTAACCCTGACTGGAACTTTGAGAAAATGGGCATTGGTGGTCTAGACAAGGAGTTCTCTGACATCTTCCGTAGGGCCTTTGCCTCTCGAGTCTTTCCTCCAGACATTGTGGAACAGATGG GTTGCAAGCATGTGAAAGGCATCCTGCTCTTTGGTCCTCCTGGTTGTGGGAAAACACTGATGGCCAGGCAGATCGGTAAGATGCTGAATGCCAGAGAGCCAAAGATAGTCAACGGTCCAGAGATCCTCAACAAGTACGTGGGTGAATCTGAGGCAAACATCAGAAAACTGTTTGCAGATGCTGAGGAGGAACAGAAAAGG TTGGGCGCTAACAGTGGCCTCCACATCATCATCTTTGATGAATTGGATGCTATCTGTAAGCAGCGTGGTACAGGTGCAAGCAGCACAGGTGTGCACGACACTGtagtcaaccagctcctgtcaaAGATAGATGGAGTGGAGCAGCTCAACAACATCCTTGTCATAG GCATGACTAACAGACCTGACCTGATAGATGAAGCTTTGATGAGACCTGGCCGATTTGAAGTGAAGATGGAGATTG GTTTGCCGGATGAGAAGGGCCGTGTTCAGATCCTGAACATTCACACATCTAAGATGCGAGAGTTTAATCTCCTGGCTTCTGATGTGGATGTTAAAGAACTGGCTGCTGAGACCAAGAACTACAGTGGAGCTGAACTGGAGGGCCTGGTTCGAGCCGCCCAGTCTACTGCTATGAACCGCCACATTAAG GCTACATCTACTGTAGAGGTAGACATGGAGAGAGCAGAGAAGCTACAGGTCACTCGTACAGATTTCATGGCATCCTTGAATAACGACATTAAACCT GCTTTTGGTACCAACCAGGAAGACTATTCCAGTTTCATCATGAACGGCATCATTAAGTGGGGGGATCCAGTCACCAGAGTGTTGGAAGATGGAGAGCTGCTGGTACAGCAGACTAAGAACAGTGATCGCACTCCACTAGTGTCTATGCTTCTTGAgg GACCTCCTCACAGTGGAAAGACAGCCCTGGCTGCAAAGATCTCAGAGGACTCACAGTTCCCCTTCATTAAGATCTGCTCTCCTGACAAGATGATTGGCTACTCAGAGATCTCCAAATGCCAGGCCATCAAGAAG ATCTTTGATGATGCCTACAAGTCTCAGCTCAGCTGTATTGTGGTTGATGACATTGAGCGTCTATTAG ATTATGTGCCGATTGGTCCTCGCTTCTCAAACCTGGTCCTCCAGGCCCTGCTGGTCTTGTTGAAGAAAACTCCACCTCAT GGACGTAAGCTGCTGATCATTGGCACCACCAGCCGTAAAGATGTGCTGCAGGAGATGGAGATGCTGGATGCGTTCAGTACCACCATCCATGTGCAAAATATCTCCAGTGGCGAACACCTGGTTGAAGCTCTTGAG CTCCTGGGCAGCTTTACAGATGCTGAGAGAACCGCCATAGCCCAGCATGTGAAGGGAAAAAGAGTGTGGATTGGCATTAAAAAGCTTCTCATGCTTATTGAGATGTCCCTGCAG atggATCAGGCATACAGAGTCAGCAAGTTCCTCTCTCTACTCAAAGATGAGGGAGC GGATCGTGGTTTCTTGGAGTAA
- the nsfa gene encoding vesicle-fusing ATPase isoform X2, whose product MMQAARCPTDELSLTNCAVVNEKDLQSGQHVSVRTTPAHKFVFTVKCHHSVVPGTIAFSLPQRKWAGLSIGQEIEVTNYNFDKSKQCIGAMTIEIDFLQKKSTDSSPYDSDKMAAEYIQHFNNQSFSVGQQMVFSFCDKLFGLVIKDIEAMDSSILKGEPASGKKQKIEIGLLVGNSQVIFEKSESSSLTLVGKAKTKEARQAIINPDWNFEKMGIGGLDKEFSDIFRRAFASRVFPPDIVEQMGCKHVKGILLFGPPGCGKTLMARQIGKMLNAREPKIVNGPEILNKYVGESEANIRKLFADAEEEQKRLGANSGLHIIIFDELDAICKQRGTGASSTGVHDTVVNQLLSKIDGVEQLNNILVIGMTNRPDLIDEALMRPGRFEVKMEIGLPDEKGRVQILNIHTSKMREFNLLASDVDVKELAAETKNYSGAELEGLVRAAQSTAMNRHIKATSTVEVDMERAEKLQVTRTDFMASLNNDIKPAFGTNQEDYSSFIMNGIIKWGDPVTRVLEDGELLVQQTKNSDRTPLVSMLLEGPPHSGKTALAAKISEDSQFPFIKICSPDKMIGYSEISKCQAIKKIFDDAYKSQLSCIVVDDIERLLDYVPIGPRFSNLVLQALLVLLKKTPPHGRKLLIIGTTSRKDVLQEMEMLDAFSTTIHVQNISSGEHLVEALELLGSFTDAERTAIAQHVKGKRVWIGIKKLLMLIEMSLQMDQAYRVSKFLSLLKDEGADRGFLE is encoded by the exons ATGATGCAAGCAGCCCGATGCCCGACAGATGAGCTGTCACTGACGAACTGTGCTGTAGTGAATGAGAAAGACCTGCAGTCTGGACA GCATGTGAGCGTGAGGACAACACCTGCCCACAAGTTTGTGTTCACAGTGAAGTGCCACCACTCTGTGGTTCCTGGAACCATCGCTTTCAGTTTGCCACAG aGAAAATGGGCAGGCCTGTCCATCGGACAAGAAATAGAGG TGACCAACTACAACTTTGACAAATCCAAGCAGTGTATTGGTGCCATGACCATTGAGATTGACTTTCTGCAGAAAAAGAGCACTGACTCCAGTCCCTACGACTCTGACAAAATGGCTGCCGAGTATATCCAGCATTTCAACAATCAAAGTTTCTCTGTAGGACAACAG ATGGTCTTCAGTTTCTGTGACAAGCTCTTTGGGCTAGTTATAAAGGATATTGAGGCTATGGACTCAAGCATACTGAAGGGGGAACCAGCATCTGGGAAGAAGCAAAAG ATTGAGATCGGTCTGTTGGTTGGAAACAGTCAAGTGATCTTTGAAAAGTCAGAGAGCTCGTCCCTTACCCTAGTTG GCAAGGCCAAGACCAAAGAAGCCCGTCAGGCCATCATTAACCCTGACTGGAACTTTGAGAAAATGGGCATTGGTGGTCTAGACAAGGAGTTCTCTGACATCTTCCGTAGGGCCTTTGCCTCTCGAGTCTTTCCTCCAGACATTGTGGAACAGATGG GTTGCAAGCATGTGAAAGGCATCCTGCTCTTTGGTCCTCCTGGTTGTGGGAAAACACTGATGGCCAGGCAGATCGGTAAGATGCTGAATGCCAGAGAGCCAAAGATAGTCAACGGTCCAGAGATCCTCAACAAGTACGTGGGTGAATCTGAGGCAAACATCAGAAAACTGTTTGCAGATGCTGAGGAGGAACAGAAAAGG TTGGGCGCTAACAGTGGCCTCCACATCATCATCTTTGATGAATTGGATGCTATCTGTAAGCAGCGTGGTACAGGTGCAAGCAGCACAGGTGTGCACGACACTGtagtcaaccagctcctgtcaaAGATAGATGGAGTGGAGCAGCTCAACAACATCCTTGTCATAG GCATGACTAACAGACCTGACCTGATAGATGAAGCTTTGATGAGACCTGGCCGATTTGAAGTGAAGATGGAGATTG GTTTGCCGGATGAGAAGGGCCGTGTTCAGATCCTGAACATTCACACATCTAAGATGCGAGAGTTTAATCTCCTGGCTTCTGATGTGGATGTTAAAGAACTGGCTGCTGAGACCAAGAACTACAGTGGAGCTGAACTGGAGGGCCTGGTTCGAGCCGCCCAGTCTACTGCTATGAACCGCCACATTAAG GCTACATCTACTGTAGAGGTAGACATGGAGAGAGCAGAGAAGCTACAGGTCACTCGTACAGATTTCATGGCATCCTTGAATAACGACATTAAACCT GCTTTTGGTACCAACCAGGAAGACTATTCCAGTTTCATCATGAACGGCATCATTAAGTGGGGGGATCCAGTCACCAGAGTGTTGGAAGATGGAGAGCTGCTGGTACAGCAGACTAAGAACAGTGATCGCACTCCACTAGTGTCTATGCTTCTTGAgg GACCTCCTCACAGTGGAAAGACAGCCCTGGCTGCAAAGATCTCAGAGGACTCACAGTTCCCCTTCATTAAGATCTGCTCTCCTGACAAGATGATTGGCTACTCAGAGATCTCCAAATGCCAGGCCATCAAGAAG ATCTTTGATGATGCCTACAAGTCTCAGCTCAGCTGTATTGTGGTTGATGACATTGAGCGTCTATTAG ATTATGTGCCGATTGGTCCTCGCTTCTCAAACCTGGTCCTCCAGGCCCTGCTGGTCTTGTTGAAGAAAACTCCACCTCAT GGACGTAAGCTGCTGATCATTGGCACCACCAGCCGTAAAGATGTGCTGCAGGAGATGGAGATGCTGGATGCGTTCAGTACCACCATCCATGTGCAAAATATCTCCAGTGGCGAACACCTGGTTGAAGCTCTTGAG CTCCTGGGCAGCTTTACAGATGCTGAGAGAACCGCCATAGCCCAGCATGTGAAGGGAAAAAGAGTGTGGATTGGCATTAAAAAGCTTCTCATGCTTATTGAGATGTCCCTGCAG atggATCAGGCATACAGAGTCAGCAAGTTCCTCTCTCTACTCAAAGATGAGGGAGC GGATCGTGGTTTCTTGGAGTAA